One Streptomyces fagopyri DNA window includes the following coding sequences:
- a CDS encoding inositol monophosphatase family protein: MINSSASTNDVAVAIAGARAGADVVRTMYGRRLNRIDKGAGDFATAADVEAEKAILGVIRAARPDDAVLGEEGGQQGATDAERQWLVDPLCGTLNYAVGSMLVAVNVALREGAAAVADPFSGEVFFTDGETAWRRRDGTDDVSLAPTSATRLVDVNLDPPFPSAPGFRAVDLLAHPGFAENFRPRVVSTTLALAWVAAGKRAAYVTDGGDLSWSVHFAAGIALCRAAGCVVTGIDGAPVGGSGRGLVAAADEETHGLLMSMVRDRT; the protein is encoded by the coding sequence GTGATCAACTCATCCGCGAGCACCAACGATGTTGCAGTCGCGATAGCCGGGGCGAGGGCCGGGGCCGACGTGGTGCGCACCATGTACGGCCGGCGGCTCAACCGCATCGACAAGGGTGCCGGGGACTTCGCCACCGCCGCCGATGTGGAGGCGGAGAAGGCGATCCTCGGGGTCATCCGTGCCGCGCGGCCCGATGACGCGGTGCTCGGCGAGGAAGGTGGACAGCAGGGTGCCACCGACGCTGAGCGCCAGTGGTTGGTGGATCCCCTGTGCGGCACGCTGAACTACGCCGTCGGCAGCATGCTGGTGGCCGTCAACGTGGCGCTGCGCGAGGGGGCGGCGGCGGTGGCCGACCCGTTCAGCGGCGAGGTCTTCTTCACGGACGGCGAGACCGCCTGGAGGCGGCGTGACGGGACCGACGACGTCTCACTTGCACCCACGTCCGCCACCCGATTGGTGGACGTCAACCTGGATCCGCCGTTCCCCAGTGCGCCGGGATTCCGCGCCGTGGATCTGCTGGCCCATCCCGGGTTCGCCGAAAACTTCCGGCCGCGCGTCGTCTCCACGACGCTGGCGCTGGCCTGGGTCGCTGCCGGCAAGCGCGCCGCGTATGTCACTGATGGCGGCGACCTCTCCTGGAGCGTTCATTTCGCGGCCGGCATCGCTCTGTGCCGGGCTGCCGGTTGCGTGGTCACCGGGATCGACGGTGCCCCGGTCGGCGGGTCAGGCCGTGGGCTCGTGGCCGCCGCCGACGAGGAGACCCACGGGCTGCTGATGTCGATGGTGCGCGACCGGACCTAG
- a CDS encoding response regulator transcription factor, protein MSERITVLVVDDEPIIRTGLTTILRTQDDLTLVGTATNGQEAVDACAERRPDVVLMDIRMPRRDGMWALAELARRRLLGPGRTQALMLTTFDTDEFVDAALAAGAAGFLLKNSSYEELTAAIRAAAAGHSALSPAVTRRVIEGHLATVRRPDDQELARLGELTARERDVLRLIGEGLSNSEIADRLVVSVNTVKTHITHVLAKTGCQSRAQATVLARNTLF, encoded by the coding sequence GTGTCTGAGCGGATCACCGTGCTGGTCGTGGACGACGAACCGATCATCCGCACCGGCCTCACCACGATTCTCCGGACCCAGGACGACCTCACCCTGGTAGGTACCGCCACGAACGGCCAGGAAGCGGTCGACGCGTGCGCGGAACGGAGACCGGATGTGGTCCTCATGGACATCCGTATGCCCCGGCGCGACGGGATGTGGGCTCTGGCCGAACTGGCGCGCAGACGGCTCCTCGGACCTGGCCGGACGCAGGCACTCATGTTGACCACCTTCGACACGGACGAGTTCGTCGACGCCGCGCTGGCCGCCGGGGCTGCCGGCTTCCTCCTCAAGAACAGTTCGTACGAGGAGCTCACGGCCGCGATCCGTGCGGCGGCCGCCGGGCACAGCGCGTTGAGCCCCGCTGTCACACGGCGCGTCATCGAAGGGCACCTCGCCACCGTGCGACGACCCGACGACCAGGAACTGGCCCGGCTGGGGGAGCTCACCGCACGGGAGCGCGACGTACTGCGACTCATCGGCGAAGGACTGAGCAACTCCGAGATCGCCGACCGTCTCGTCGTGAGCGTCAACACCGTGAAGACACACATCACGCATGTGCTCGCCAAGACCGGCTGTCAGAGCCGCGCGCAGGCCACGGTACTGGCCAGGAACACCCTTTTCTGA
- a CDS encoding sensor histidine kinase, which yields MDADRLQLRVWCFDLGLIAMVLLPLALSQPSTDPSFTAWALLAGYGVVAAGALLVRRRLPATATLVIVATLTVTVVTGAAVGHRSSPLDVLPLGVALYSLGSDCGDTRRTVRAALGGITVVLIGLWVNHSAGTESEYHGGFDVLAVLAPMPLVWAMGYATRTRRALHDAAEQRAADATREQHLRAEQAAQQERLRIAREMHDVVAHSLTLLVIHAEALRARREELPGWAHAQVDGLAAAGRQTGGELRDLLRMLRDPSDLDSLQPIPGFGELGALLDIHRAAGGTVDVRIRAELDVLPRPLQLVGYRVIQESLTNARRHAPGAAIRLTVEGDRDRLRLEVVNFRAVHPGTRGAGTGLGLVSMRERVDAMGGELTAEPTGDGGFRVVATMPMENAGV from the coding sequence GTGGATGCAGATCGTCTCCAACTGCGGGTGTGGTGCTTCGACTTGGGCCTGATCGCCATGGTGCTGCTGCCGCTCGCGCTGTCGCAGCCCAGCACGGACCCGTCCTTCACGGCATGGGCTCTCCTGGCGGGGTACGGGGTCGTGGCCGCAGGTGCCCTGCTGGTGCGGCGGCGGCTTCCGGCCACGGCCACGCTCGTGATCGTCGCCACGTTGACCGTGACGGTCGTGACCGGCGCCGCCGTGGGACACAGGTCGTCACCACTGGACGTGCTGCCACTGGGCGTGGCCCTCTACAGCCTGGGCAGCGACTGCGGGGACACCCGGCGCACGGTGCGGGCTGCGCTCGGCGGCATCACGGTGGTCCTCATCGGCTTGTGGGTGAACCACAGCGCGGGCACCGAGAGCGAATACCACGGCGGGTTCGACGTCCTCGCGGTCCTGGCGCCGATGCCGCTCGTCTGGGCCATGGGATACGCGACCCGTACCCGCCGCGCCCTGCACGACGCGGCGGAGCAACGGGCGGCGGATGCGACCCGTGAACAGCACCTGCGGGCGGAACAGGCCGCGCAGCAGGAGAGGTTGCGGATCGCACGCGAGATGCACGACGTGGTCGCGCACTCGCTCACCCTGCTGGTCATCCACGCCGAGGCCCTGCGCGCGCGGCGCGAGGAACTTCCCGGCTGGGCGCACGCGCAGGTGGACGGGCTGGCCGCGGCGGGCAGACAGACCGGGGGCGAACTCCGTGATCTGCTGCGGATGTTACGAGACCCCTCCGACCTCGATTCCCTGCAGCCCATACCCGGGTTCGGGGAACTGGGCGCGCTGCTGGACATCCATCGGGCCGCGGGCGGGACGGTCGACGTACGGATCCGGGCCGAACTGGACGTACTGCCGAGGCCGTTGCAACTGGTCGGCTATCGCGTCATCCAGGAGTCGCTCACCAATGCCCGGCGTCACGCGCCGGGAGCGGCGATCCGGCTCACGGTCGAGGGTGACAGGGATCGGCTCCGTCTCGAAGTGGTGAACTTCCGGGCCGTACATCCCGGTACGAGAGGTGCGGGGACCGGGCTGGGGCTGGTCAGCATGCGAGAACGGGTGGACGCCATGGGCGGCGAACTGACCGCGGAACCAACAGGCGACGGCGGCTTCCGCGTCGTGGCCACGATGCCGATGGAGAACGCCGGTGTCTGA
- a CDS encoding MMPL family transporter — translation MKKNRTTTRGRGFAARAGAWSASHRWSALGVWLLFVVLAMGLGSATGRVDVRQSSMLRGETGQAARIVEDAGIDEPATETVLVQARSGRGGSRDPGFRATVEQVMEAVRATGAVTHVTSPYTTGTISKDGRSALVRFDMRGDADTAGDRVTSVLKAVGKVRGDHPDLRVEEIGAASMSKAYDDAYGRDFHRAEYSAVPVALGILLIAFGAVVAALLPVALALTAIVATMGLMGLVSHLQPMSDTANSVMLLVGLAVGVDYCLFYLRREREEREAGRDAGTALMIAAATSGRAVMVSGVTVCVAMAGLLFTGIADFQAMGLASLMVVAVAVVGSVTVLPALLSLLGERVENGRVPFLHPEKRRTRRPVGEGSRVWRKVLGVVLAKPAVSLVAAAGALFVIASPALGMKTQQLTLDQEFGDRLPIVATYRHVNAAFPGGSEPAQVVVRAHDVAAPEVTAAIEDFRRRAVSSGASGGPVDVVVHREQNVAVLTVPLVGGSDLDEAGHSLDVLRDDVRPATLGRTAGVEAPVTGQVAGSKDFNDQLAGSVAPVLAFVVVFAFLLMLLSFRSLTLAITSILLNLLSVGAAYGTLVAVFQHGWGASLVGAEGVGAIVAWLPLFLFVILFGLSMDYHVFVVSRIKEARTRGLSTKDAITRGVVTTAGVVTGAAAIMVAVFAIFGTLSMQSMKQMGVGLAAAVLIDATVIRGVLLPAVMALLGERNWYLPRWLRWLPDLDHDVIALAPDQEPSPDVAVPARG, via the coding sequence ATGAAGAAGAACCGCACGACGACAAGAGGGCGCGGATTCGCCGCTCGCGCCGGAGCGTGGAGCGCGAGCCATCGTTGGTCCGCCCTCGGCGTCTGGCTGCTGTTCGTCGTCCTCGCCATGGGCCTCGGTTCGGCAACGGGGCGGGTGGATGTGCGGCAGAGCAGCATGCTCCGTGGCGAGACCGGTCAGGCGGCGCGCATCGTCGAGGACGCGGGGATCGACGAACCCGCCACCGAGACCGTATTGGTCCAGGCGCGGAGCGGGCGCGGCGGATCTCGGGATCCAGGGTTCCGCGCCACGGTGGAGCAGGTCATGGAGGCCGTCCGCGCGACCGGTGCCGTCACCCATGTGACCTCGCCGTACACCACGGGGACGATCTCCAAGGACGGCCGCAGCGCGCTGGTGCGGTTCGACATGCGCGGCGACGCCGACACCGCCGGGGACCGGGTGACATCCGTTCTGAAGGCCGTCGGGAAGGTGCGCGGGGATCACCCGGACCTACGGGTCGAGGAGATCGGCGCCGCCAGTATGAGCAAGGCGTACGACGACGCCTACGGCAGGGACTTCCACCGGGCCGAGTACTCCGCGGTGCCGGTGGCGCTGGGCATTCTGCTGATCGCCTTCGGCGCGGTGGTGGCCGCGCTGCTCCCGGTGGCGCTGGCGCTCACCGCGATCGTCGCCACCATGGGCCTGATGGGCCTCGTCAGCCACCTCCAGCCGATGAGCGACACCGCCAATTCGGTGATGCTGCTGGTCGGACTCGCTGTCGGCGTCGACTACTGCCTGTTCTACCTGCGCCGGGAACGCGAGGAGCGGGAGGCGGGCCGGGACGCCGGTACGGCACTGATGATCGCGGCGGCGACCAGCGGACGCGCCGTGATGGTCTCCGGGGTGACGGTGTGCGTGGCGATGGCCGGCCTGCTGTTCACCGGGATCGCCGACTTCCAAGCGATGGGACTGGCGTCGCTGATGGTCGTCGCGGTCGCCGTGGTGGGCTCGGTGACGGTGCTGCCCGCGCTGTTGTCACTCCTCGGCGAGAGGGTCGAAAACGGCCGAGTCCCTTTCCTTCACCCCGAGAAGCGGCGTACCAGGCGGCCCGTGGGCGAGGGCAGCAGGGTATGGCGGAAGGTTCTGGGTGTGGTGCTCGCGAAGCCGGCGGTGTCGCTGGTGGCGGCGGCCGGAGCCCTGTTCGTGATCGCGTCACCCGCGCTGGGAATGAAGACCCAGCAGCTCACGCTGGACCAGGAGTTCGGCGACCGGCTGCCCATCGTGGCCACCTACAGGCACGTCAACGCGGCGTTCCCCGGCGGTTCCGAGCCCGCCCAGGTGGTCGTGAGAGCCCACGATGTCGCCGCTCCCGAAGTCACCGCCGCGATCGAGGACTTCCGCCGCCGCGCGGTGTCGTCCGGCGCGTCCGGCGGGCCCGTCGACGTGGTGGTGCACAGGGAGCAGAACGTGGCGGTGCTGACGGTGCCGCTGGTCGGCGGCTCCGATCTCGACGAGGCGGGGCACAGTCTGGACGTGCTGCGTGACGACGTACGGCCCGCGACGCTCGGCCGGACCGCGGGGGTCGAGGCCCCGGTGACCGGCCAGGTGGCGGGGTCGAAGGACTTCAATGACCAGTTGGCCGGCTCTGTCGCGCCGGTCCTCGCCTTCGTGGTCGTCTTCGCCTTCCTGCTCATGCTGCTCTCGTTCCGGTCACTGACGCTGGCCATCACCTCCATCCTGCTGAACCTGCTGTCGGTGGGGGCGGCGTACGGGACGCTGGTAGCGGTGTTCCAGCACGGCTGGGGCGCGTCCCTGGTGGGTGCCGAGGGCGTCGGCGCGATCGTCGCCTGGCTGCCCCTGTTCCTGTTCGTGATCCTCTTCGGCCTCTCGATGGACTACCACGTGTTCGTGGTCTCCCGGATCAAGGAGGCGCGGACGCGTGGCCTGAGCACCAAGGACGCGATCACCCGGGGCGTGGTCACCACGGCGGGCGTCGTCACCGGCGCGGCGGCCATCATGGTCGCGGTGTTCGCCATTTTCGGTACGTTGTCCATGCAGTCCATGAAGCAGATGGGCGTCGGCCTGGCCGCGGCGGTCCTCATCGACGCGACCGTCATCCGGGGGGTCCTGTTGCCCGCGGTGATGGCGCTGCTCGGCGAGCGCAATTGGTACCTGCCGCGCTGGCTGCGGTGGCTGCCGGACCTGGACCACGACGTGATCGCCCTCGCACCTGACCAGGAGCCGTCGCCCGACGTGGCGGTGCCCGCGCGAGGTTGA